From Woronichinia naegeliana WA131, the proteins below share one genomic window:
- a CDS encoding phytanoyl-CoA dioxygenase family protein, translating to MSWENVFYVTLLQGFGIAKPLQHLLSCHQVMKDKLNLNLKDEQVTVFKKQGFLIFDRITTDQEIEWLKGIYDRIIEEMKVYCPEKIALLADQQQLPLAGGREILVWIPSPELVFPQLIDTIYFRNTLKIVAHLLNVEETKVIGRVRLYLKPAHFGAEMPWHQDAAYPGSLDLLKIWMPLDPATPENGCLHFIPGSHLGGIIPHRPYEGDRTGSGLIADGVQYSQAVVCPLAPGGATVHHCHTLHYSRPNKTVQQRRALVVSCRAEEQSV from the coding sequence ATGTCATGGGAAAATGTATTTTATGTTACATTATTGCAGGGGTTTGGCATTGCTAAACCTCTACAACATCTGTTATCTTGTCACCAAGTTATGAAAGATAAATTGAATTTAAATCTGAAAGATGAGCAAGTTACCGTCTTTAAAAAACAAGGATTCCTGATTTTCGACCGTATTACTACTGACCAAGAAATTGAGTGGCTGAAGGGAATCTACGATCGCATCATAGAAGAGATGAAAGTATACTGCCCAGAAAAGATAGCTCTACTTGCAGATCAACAACAGCTACCTCTTGCTGGTGGGAGAGAAATCTTGGTGTGGATACCATCTCCAGAGTTAGTCTTTCCCCAACTGATAGATACGATCTACTTCCGCAATACCCTTAAGATTGTGGCACACCTTCTCAATGTCGAGGAAACAAAGGTCATCGGCAGAGTGCGTCTGTACCTAAAGCCAGCACACTTTGGTGCTGAGATGCCCTGGCACCAAGATGCTGCCTATCCTGGCTCGCTTGATCTCCTCAAAATTTGGATGCCTTTAGACCCTGCCACCCCCGAGAACGGCTGTTTGCATTTCATCCCTGGTTCTCATCTTGGAGGCATTATACCGCATCGTCCCTATGAAGGAGATAGGACAGGCTCAGGTTTGATAGCAGACGGAGTACAATACTCTCAAGCAGTTGTTTGCCCCTTAGCACCTGGAGGAGCAACTGTTCACCACTGCCACACATTACATTATTCCCGCCCAAATAAGACAGTCCAACAACGTCGAGCATTGGTAGTCAGTTGTAGAGCAGAGGAACAAAGTGTGTAA
- a CDS encoding TOMM precursor leader peptide-binding protein: protein MSQITAYRPKLKSCFRCEIIPSEGVLLLSENQSIILPNPAFIKLVQLLDGQHTLEEIIKQLQQKMPSAEVLSLLMQIKNYTVDATPSIPSEQAAFWEMLGIQPEVAYQRLQTTSVTVTTFGNIDPTSFETMLTSVGVQVRDGEERSIVLTDDYLQPGLEAFNQQALSENRSWLLVKPMGTEIWLGPLFIPDKTGCWECLGQRLQGKRKVQTYLQHKQKTNHPFSSSLAVLPSTYQTALSLAATETVKWIVSEANESIEGNIITLNTLTLEKNNHPLIRRPQCPTCGNPNLMAQKQSIIPVLQSRQKNFTSDGGHRSIAPEETFRRLQPYISPITGIISLLGQPQGWEHQQQFTPAYISQGIFLEYNQDLESLRRSLNRCASGKGKSDIQARVSAIGEAMEHYSGVFHGDEYRVRDRLKNLSNPIHPNACMLFSDRQIQNRHLETSNPSRLNWIPEPFDEEQQIDWSLVWSLTDNEPRYLPTAYCYYGYAQQHHIKFTRADSNGCAAGNTMEEAILQGFMELVERDSVALWWYNRLRKPAVNLADFNEPYFQELLRFYQQHHRDLWVLDITSDFNIPTFAAISRRNDQAVENIILGFGTHFDPQIAILRALTELNQSLPAVLSNKPEHSRAYRDHYPEALEWWQTATLENQPYLIPDESTTCKVSADYHNNGYGDLYTDVMSCVNLAQSKGWETLILDQTRPDVGLSVVKVIVPGLRHFWPRFAPGRLYDIPVQMGWLTTPLTEEQLNPLPIFF, encoded by the coding sequence ATGAGTCAGATAACTGCTTATCGTCCCAAATTGAAATCCTGCTTTCGTTGTGAAATTATTCCCTCGGAAGGGGTTTTGCTGCTATCTGAAAACCAATCTATTATTCTTCCTAATCCTGCCTTCATTAAGTTAGTTCAACTTCTCGATGGCCAGCACACCCTAGAAGAGATTATTAAGCAACTTCAGCAAAAAATGCCTTCCGCAGAAGTTCTATCCCTGCTGATGCAAATTAAGAACTATACAGTTGATGCTACTCCTTCTATACCCTCAGAACAAGCTGCTTTTTGGGAAATGCTTGGCATTCAACCAGAAGTAGCTTACCAACGGTTGCAAACCACCTCCGTGACAGTAACAACCTTTGGCAATATTGATCCAACTTCCTTCGAGACCATGCTAACTTCCGTGGGGGTACAAGTCAGGGATGGAGAAGAGCGGTCAATCGTTCTCACTGATGATTACCTGCAACCAGGGCTAGAAGCTTTTAATCAGCAAGCTTTGTCCGAAAATCGTTCTTGGCTGTTAGTCAAACCTATGGGGACAGAGATTTGGTTAGGCCCCTTGTTTATTCCAGATAAAACAGGGTGTTGGGAGTGTCTCGGACAACGACTACAGGGTAAGCGAAAGGTCCAAACCTATCTCCAGCATAAACAAAAGACGAATCACCCTTTCTCTTCATCCTTAGCTGTTTTACCCTCTACTTACCAAACAGCCCTCAGTTTAGCCGCCACCGAAACTGTTAAATGGATAGTAAGTGAAGCAAATGAAAGTATTGAAGGTAACATCATTACCCTCAATACTTTAACTCTCGAAAAAAACAACCATCCCCTGATTCGTCGTCCTCAATGCCCAACTTGTGGAAATCCCAACTTGATGGCTCAAAAACAATCAATAATACCAGTTTTACAAAGTCGCCAAAAGAATTTCACCAGTGATGGCGGGCATCGCAGTATTGCACCAGAGGAAACTTTTAGGAGATTGCAACCTTATATTAGTCCAATTACAGGAATAATAAGCCTTCTGGGACAACCTCAAGGTTGGGAACACCAGCAGCAATTCACGCCTGCTTACATTAGTCAGGGCATTTTCTTAGAGTATAACCAAGACTTAGAATCTCTACGCCGCAGTCTGAATCGATGTGCTAGTGGTAAGGGAAAAAGTGATATCCAAGCCAGAGTTAGTGCCATTGGGGAGGCGATGGAGCATTATTCAGGAGTTTTTCATGGGGATGAATACCGCGTTCGAGACCGCCTGAAAAATCTCAGTAACCCAATTCATCCGAACGCCTGTATGTTGTTTAGCGATCGCCAAATCCAAAATCGGCATCTAGAAACTTCCAACCCGTCTCGTCTCAACTGGATTCCCGAACCCTTTGATGAAGAACAGCAAATTGATTGGAGTCTAGTTTGGTCTTTGACTGATAATGAGCCTCGATACCTTCCTACTGCTTATTGTTACTACGGCTATGCTCAACAGCATCACATCAAGTTTACTAGGGCTGACTCCAATGGCTGTGCTGCGGGTAACACCATGGAAGAGGCGATTTTACAAGGCTTTATGGAGTTAGTCGAGCGGGATAGCGTAGCTTTGTGGTGGTACAACCGTTTGCGAAAACCAGCAGTGAATCTTGCCGATTTTAATGAACCATACTTCCAAGAATTGCTGAGATTCTATCAGCAACACCACCGCGATCTCTGGGTATTGGATATTACCAGCGATTTTAACATTCCTACCTTTGCTGCCATTTCTCGACGAAATGACCAAGCTGTTGAAAATATTATTCTCGGTTTTGGAACCCATTTTGACCCACAAATTGCTATTCTTCGCGCCTTAACTGAACTCAATCAGTCACTCCCTGCTGTCTTGTCTAACAAGCCTGAACACAGTCGTGCTTACCGAGATCATTATCCTGAAGCCCTAGAATGGTGGCAAACGGCAACTCTTGAAAATCAACCCTATTTAATCCCTGATGAAAGTACAACCTGTAAGGTTTCAGCAGACTATCATAACAACGGTTATGGTGACCTTTATACTGATGTAATGAGTTGTGTAAACCTGGCTCAATCCAAGGGATGGGAAACTCTAATTTTAGATCAGACTCGCCCTGATGTTGGATTGTCAGTTGTCAAAGTTATCGTCCCTGGGCTGCGACATTTTTGGCCTCGATTTGCCCCAGGACGGCTGTATGATATTCCCGTCCAAATGGGGTGGTTAACAACACCATTAACAGAGGAGCAATTAAATCCTCTACCTATTTTCTTTTAA
- a CDS encoding SagB family peptide dehydrogenase — protein sequence MVNNTINRGAIKSSTYFLLSDSATLNFNMSDSSSKEQHFVISTSEKTWAEIAPFGTKQVVPFPLESNQLYTLSRFAYLHNLDGKMVLESPLAHCQVILYDERSLAIFHALSAPQTLAQLGNQFSDIPQDIIATFLSWLLGEKFLAVTDKDGTVNEEPSLHLWELHDLLFHARSRLGRHNYPYGKSNLHLGKIEPLPAVKSSNSFATITLYQPNIEALMDCDIPFTRVMEQRRSQRQQGKQPITIEQLGEFLYRTARIRSLKMTESVEYEFSDRPYPSGGACYELELYLIINACQGIESGLYHYCPKEHFLCQLNGYTGEVYKLSCQAVTESGLPQVLIILAARFSRVAWKYRSLAYSLTLKHVGVLYQSMYLVATAMELASCAIGGGDSDLFAEATKTDYLIETSVGEFILGSQAD from the coding sequence GTGGTTAACAACACCATTAACAGAGGAGCAATTAAATCCTCTACCTATTTTCTTTTAAGCGATTCGGCTACCTTGAATTTTAACATGAGTGACTCATCAAGCAAGGAGCAGCATTTTGTTATCTCTACCTCAGAGAAAACTTGGGCTGAGATCGCTCCTTTTGGTACAAAACAAGTTGTCCCTTTTCCTCTAGAGTCGAACCAACTATATACGCTCTCACGTTTTGCCTACCTCCACAATCTTGACGGGAAAATGGTGCTGGAATCTCCCTTGGCTCATTGTCAAGTGATTCTGTATGATGAGCGATCGCTTGCCATTTTTCATGCTCTTTCTGCTCCTCAAACTCTGGCACAATTGGGTAATCAATTTTCAGATATTCCCCAAGATATTATTGCAACCTTCCTAAGTTGGTTGCTAGGAGAGAAATTTTTAGCGGTTACTGATAAAGATGGAACGGTCAATGAGGAACCATCATTACATCTGTGGGAACTTCACGACCTGTTGTTTCATGCCAGAAGTCGTTTAGGAAGGCATAATTATCCCTATGGGAAAAGCAATCTCCATTTAGGTAAAATCGAACCACTTCCTGCTGTGAAGTCGTCAAACTCATTTGCAACAATTACTCTATATCAGCCAAATATTGAAGCCTTGATGGATTGTGATATTCCCTTCACTCGTGTCATGGAACAAAGGCGATCGCAAAGGCAACAAGGTAAACAGCCAATTACTATTGAACAATTAGGTGAGTTTCTCTATCGTACTGCTCGTATTAGATCGCTCAAAATGACTGAATCTGTCGAGTATGAATTTAGCGATCGCCCCTATCCTAGTGGTGGTGCTTGTTATGAGTTGGAACTGTATTTGATAATCAATGCTTGTCAGGGAATAGAATCAGGACTCTACCATTACTGTCCCAAAGAACATTTTCTCTGTCAATTAAACGGTTACACGGGAGAAGTTTATAAACTTTCCTGTCAAGCAGTTACTGAATCAGGCTTACCTCAAGTCTTAATTATCCTAGCAGCCCGCTTTTCCAGAGTCGCTTGGAAATATCGCTCTCTTGCTTATTCCTTGACATTAAAACACGTCGGCGTTCTTTATCAAAGTATGTATCTAGTTGCAACAGCGATGGAGCTTGCCTCTTGCGCCATCGGAGGAGGAGATTCTGACCTGTTTGCCGAAGCAACTAAAACTGATTACTTGATTGAAACTTCCGTCGGTGAATTTATACTGGGTAGCCAAGCAGACTAG
- a CDS encoding AAA-like domain-containing protein: MPRSLRVQPAQLGRVKLALQRNGFPSQRALAEEVGLALATVSNFLTGKPVDFTTFEELCRQLGLEWKEIANLDFETTSPTNPKTPENLEFLETNPNPQPLYPNGAVPLGSPFYLERFPVEEQSKQEIRKPGSLVRIKAPKEMGKTSLLLRLLEFAKNQGYQTVSLNLDQADQAILNNLNQFLRWLCANVARQLHLEPRLDEYWDQDLGSKISCTSYFEDYLLKSIQTPLVLALDEANQLFEHSEVAKDFFPLLRSWYEEAKTSPLWQRLRLVIVHSTEIYVPLQLNQSPFNIGLPIQLSNFSQEEVKKLAQCYGLDCGQGEHCQQLMEMVDGHPALVQIAFYHLGQGEMTLEQLLETAATNVGIYTHYLQRHWATLQEQPKLTTALKRVMDATEAISLDDNILIHKLSSMGLIKQYGNQVILSCELYRQYFAERFNSR, translated from the coding sequence ATGCCCCGATCGCTGAGAGTCCAACCAGCCCAACTAGGCCGCGTCAAACTAGCCCTCCAACGCAACGGCTTCCCCAGCCAACGAGCCTTAGCGGAAGAGGTTGGTTTGGCCCTGGCTACCGTCAGTAACTTTCTCACAGGCAAACCCGTTGACTTCACCACCTTTGAAGAACTCTGTCGGCAATTGGGCTTGGAATGGAAAGAAATAGCTAATCTGGACTTTGAAACAACATCCCCGACAAATCCTAAAACCCCTGAAAACCTTGAATTTTTAGAAACTAATCCTAATCCCCAGCCGCTTTACCCCAATGGAGCCGTTCCCCTCGGTTCCCCTTTTTATCTCGAACGCTTTCCCGTCGAAGAACAAAGTAAACAAGAAATTAGGAAACCAGGTTCCCTCGTGCGAATCAAAGCTCCAAAGGAAATGGGTAAAACCTCGCTATTACTGAGACTTTTGGAATTTGCAAAAAACCAGGGCTACCAGACCGTTAGCCTCAATTTAGACCAAGCGGATCAAGCCATCCTGAATAACCTCAATCAATTTTTGCGCTGGCTTTGTGCTAATGTTGCCCGTCAACTTCACTTAGAACCTAGATTAGATGAATATTGGGATCAAGACTTAGGTAGCAAAATTAGTTGTACTTCCTATTTTGAAGATTATCTATTAAAGTCAATCCAAACGCCTCTCGTTTTGGCTTTAGATGAGGCAAACCAGCTTTTTGAGCATTCTGAGGTGGCAAAGGATTTTTTTCCTCTACTGCGATCGTGGTACGAAGAAGCCAAAACCTCACCCCTCTGGCAAAGACTTCGTCTAGTCATCGTCCACTCCACAGAAATTTACGTTCCGCTTCAGCTTAATCAGTCTCCCTTTAATATAGGATTGCCCATTCAGTTAAGTAACTTTTCTCAAGAAGAGGTTAAAAAATTAGCACAATGCTACGGACTAGACTGTGGACAAGGAGAACATTGTCAACAACTGATGGAGATGGTAGATGGTCATCCCGCATTGGTACAAATTGCCTTTTATCACCTGGGTCAGGGAGAAATGACCCTAGAACAACTATTAGAAACTGCGGCCACAAATGTTGGCATTTATACTCACTATTTGCAGCGACATTGGGCCACATTGCAAGAACAACCTAAATTAACTACTGCGCTTAAACGTGTCATGGATGCGACTGAAGCTATTTCTCTAGATGATAATATTCTGATCCATAAATTAAGTAGCATGGGACTAATTAAACAGTATGGAAATCAAGTGATCTTGAGTTGTGAGTTGTATAGACAGTATTTTGCCGAAAGATTCAATAGTCGCTAA
- a CDS encoding IS4 family transposase — MTTAAVEEYKIMLSVGDTTFLDYRNIKEKREGYGPTGKGGNGLILHSALAIEPEKGQVLGLLWQKLWNREVKEKPPTDETAKQKKERQKEQRKAARQRPFEEKESYKWVEALNTCEKQVESSTRVIHVFDREGDVSEVFDSVRQLKHTGVLVRASHNRSLDKNSERLWQHLESEPIRFHQEIEIPSTGKRKARKVKLAVRFCSVNLRTPYRFDNRDPLNVYAVYATEIDCPEGETPLSWMLLTTEVVETIEMAVTILRWYTYRWRVEEFHKVLKSGCQSERYRLASDGMKTLLGFLSVIAVELLHVTYLHRTQPDALAIEILNPLQLQVLKAAASQKLPPILTVAWAVESVAFLGGYLEHRRKTPLGIQVLWRGWLKLHDLCQGWQLAIRT, encoded by the coding sequence ATGACAACTGCCGCCGTAGAAGAATATAAGATAATGCTATCAGTCGGAGATACGACCTTCTTAGATTATCGCAATATCAAGGAAAAAAGGGAAGGGTATGGGCCGACTGGAAAAGGAGGGAATGGATTAATACTGCATAGTGCTTTAGCAATTGAGCCAGAAAAAGGACAAGTATTAGGTTTATTATGGCAAAAACTGTGGAATAGGGAGGTAAAAGAAAAGCCCCCAACAGATGAAACGGCGAAGCAGAAAAAAGAAAGACAGAAAGAACAAAGAAAAGCAGCTCGTCAAAGACCATTTGAGGAAAAAGAATCCTACAAATGGGTAGAGGCTCTAAACACCTGTGAGAAACAGGTAGAAAGTTCAACGAGGGTAATTCATGTATTTGACAGAGAAGGAGATGTTTCAGAAGTCTTTGACTCAGTGCGTCAACTCAAGCATACAGGAGTGCTGGTCAGAGCGTCTCATAATCGTAGTTTAGACAAAAATAGTGAACGACTTTGGCAACATTTGGAATCAGAACCGATTCGTTTTCATCAAGAAATCGAGATTCCGAGTACAGGAAAAAGAAAAGCACGGAAGGTTAAGCTTGCCGTCCGATTTTGCTCAGTTAATCTACGAACTCCCTATCGTTTTGATAATCGTGACCCGTTGAATGTCTATGCTGTTTATGCGACAGAAATCGATTGTCCCGAAGGCGAAACTCCTTTATCTTGGATGCTTCTGACTACAGAAGTTGTTGAGACTATTGAGATGGCTGTCACTATTCTTCGTTGGTACACCTACCGATGGCGGGTTGAAGAATTTCATAAAGTCCTTAAGTCTGGTTGTCAGAGTGAGCGTTATCGACTTGCCTCTGATGGAATGAAAACTCTTTTGGGTTTTTTAAGTGTCATTGCTGTTGAACTTTTACACGTTACTTATCTTCATCGTACCCAGCCCGATGCTCTCGCGATTGAAATTCTTAATCCTCTTCAACTTCAGGTGTTAAAAGCAGCCGCCTCTCAAAAACTTCCCCCTATTTTGACTGTTGCTTGGGCTGTCGAGTCTGTTGCTTTTCTTGGTGGTTATCTTGAACATCGTCGTAAAACTCCTCTCGGTATCCAAGTCCTTTGGCGCGGTTGGTTGAAGTTGCATGACCTTTGCCAAGGCTGGCAGCTTGCAATCCGCACTTAA
- a CDS encoding transposase, producing the protein MLEWWTKNFASCELGDERLNNRAFSIGKKLSEGFGKALSEVFKGGNELKRAYEFLGIRKQTLSR; encoded by the coding sequence ATGTTGGAATGGTGGACAAAAAACTTTGCCAGTTGTGAATTGGGAGACGAGAGGCTAAACAATCGTGCCTTCTCGATTGGGAAAAAGTTAAGTGAGGGGTTTGGAAAAGCCTTATCAGAAGTGTTTAAGGGAGGAAACGAGTTAAAGAGGGCCTATGAATTTTTGGGAATCCGAAAACAGACTTTGTCAAGATAA